One Exiguobacterium acetylicum DNA segment encodes these proteins:
- a CDS encoding type I phosphomannose isomerase catalytic subunit has product MQEAIYFEPIVKERIWGGQRLREYGFSIPEDIPTGEVWTLASHPNGTTRVKSGPFVNLDLEELWSNQPEIFGMETDSDFPLLLKWIDASTDLSVQVHPNDADARRYEQQPYGKNECWYIIDCPENASLIHGHSFSSPEEFDEAVRQGTLLQSLHHVPVSKGDFLYVSAGTVHALTEGCVVLEIQQNSDTTYRLHDYDRLDPVTGTRRTLHIEQARRVIRFPHYRYLEPSVTLSPSRRRLTRNPDFFVEEWTIRQTHALDPSPSFRIITVVEGTIELDDVVLSVGATALLPAGSEHVVSGDGLMLVTGPAPKTTKPFRIGVDLGGTQTRVAVVDQENVIKQLSFPTNPVAGPGQTISHIEHAIRYFSEEFHLTNIGIAAPGPLDARTGHLLSPPNLPGWDDVDLITPIASRFGLPTHLENDANAAALGEALFGAGKTSSSVYYVTVSTGIGGGYVHEKKLIRGANGYAGEIGNTIIDSSGPVHPVLNVGSLEGLASGTALQSRALEKEASSIEMLLTVPSERTRFINHLATGLANIIHTIDPEAIIIGGGVTESADVFWEELICRVRELVYPALRPSIDIRLATLKGRAGVIGAAYLGSF; this is encoded by the coding sequence ATGCAGGAAGCGATTTATTTCGAACCAATCGTCAAGGAACGGATATGGGGCGGACAGAGACTTCGCGAGTATGGTTTTTCCATTCCCGAAGACATACCGACGGGAGAGGTCTGGACACTCGCGAGTCATCCGAACGGGACTACGCGCGTCAAATCCGGACCGTTCGTCAATCTCGATCTGGAAGAGTTGTGGTCAAACCAACCTGAAATCTTCGGCATGGAGACGGATTCCGATTTCCCGCTCCTGTTGAAGTGGATTGATGCCTCGACTGACCTATCCGTCCAGGTCCATCCGAACGACGCCGATGCCAGACGTTATGAGCAACAACCTTACGGAAAGAACGAATGTTGGTACATCATCGATTGTCCGGAGAACGCCTCCCTCATCCACGGGCATTCCTTTTCTTCCCCGGAAGAGTTCGACGAGGCCGTCCGTCAGGGGACGTTGTTGCAGTCATTGCATCACGTACCCGTATCGAAGGGTGACTTCCTCTATGTATCGGCTGGGACCGTCCATGCCCTGACGGAAGGATGTGTCGTCCTCGAAATCCAACAGAACTCGGACACGACCTATCGTCTGCATGACTATGATCGTCTCGATCCAGTCACCGGCACTCGGCGTACACTCCACATCGAACAGGCCCGCCGCGTGATACGGTTCCCTCACTATCGTTACTTAGAGCCTTCCGTCACGTTGTCCCCATCCAGAAGACGGTTGACGCGGAATCCTGATTTCTTCGTCGAGGAGTGGACCATCCGTCAGACCCATGCACTAGACCCGAGCCCGTCGTTCCGTATCATCACCGTCGTCGAGGGGACCATCGAATTGGACGACGTCGTATTATCGGTCGGGGCGACCGCACTCCTCCCTGCCGGCAGCGAGCATGTCGTCTCCGGGGACGGTCTCATGTTGGTCACCGGACCTGCTCCAAAGACGACGAAGCCTTTCCGGATCGGTGTCGACCTCGGTGGTACGCAGACACGCGTCGCCGTCGTCGATCAGGAGAACGTCATCAAGCAGTTGTCCTTCCCGACAAATCCTGTCGCCGGCCCTGGGCAGACCATCTCTCACATCGAACATGCCATCCGATACTTCTCGGAAGAGTTCCATCTGACGAACATCGGCATCGCCGCACCTGGTCCGCTCGACGCGAGGACCGGACACCTGTTATCCCCACCGAATCTGCCTGGCTGGGACGACGTCGACCTCATCACCCCCATCGCCTCCCGATTCGGGCTCCCGACCCATCTCGAGAACGACGCGAATGCTGCTGCGCTCGGCGAGGCGTTGTTCGGAGCCGGAAAAACATCCTCTTCCGTCTATTATGTGACGGTCAGCACCGGAATCGGCGGGGGCTATGTCCATGAGAAGAAGCTCATTCGCGGGGCCAATGGGTATGCAGGAGAAATCGGCAACACCATCATCGATTCTTCCGGGCCCGTCCATCCGGTGCTCAACGTCGGATCCCTCGAGGGGTTGGCGAGCGGCACCGCACTCCAATCACGTGCCTTGGAGAAGGAAGCCTCGTCCATCGAGATGCTGCTCACCGTACCCTCAGAACGTACCCGGTTCATCAACCACTTGGCGACAGGGCTCGCGAACATCATCCACACCATCGACCCCGAGGCCATCATCATAGGAGGGGGCGTCACAGAATCTGCAGATGTTTTCTGGGAAGAGTTGATCTGTCGAGTCCGAGAGCTCGTCTATCCTGCTCTTCGTCCGAGCATCGACATACGTCTCGCGACATTAAAGGGTCGTGCGGGGGTCATCGGCGCTGCTTACCTTGGTTCATTCTGA
- a CDS encoding PTS sugar transporter subunit IIB encodes MKKIMLACSSGMSTSILVSKMQEHAKGIGEEAKIWAVGQDQAMKEMDGADVILIGPQMRFLLSKFQKATDKPVEVIDMMAYGMADGKAAYEQAVKLMG; translated from the coding sequence ATGAAGAAAATCATGTTGGCGTGTAGTTCAGGGATGTCGACTAGCATCCTGGTGTCGAAGATGCAGGAGCATGCGAAGGGCATCGGAGAAGAAGCGAAGATTTGGGCGGTCGGACAGGACCAGGCGATGAAGGAGATGGATGGCGCAGACGTCATATTAATCGGACCACAGATGCGGTTCCTTCTCTCGAAGTTCCAGAAGGCGACGGACAAGCCCGTCGAGGTGATCGACATGATGGCGTACGGCATGGCGGACGGAAAAGCGGCATATGAACAAGCCGTGAAGTTGATGGGGTGA
- a CDS encoding PTS lactose/cellobiose transporter subunit IIA — MQTNEQTIEQVAFMMILHSGNARSTIREAIEAYKEGTFEEFERLLSDARAQLQEAHQVHFGQVQKEASGEPTTLSLLLLHAEDHLMSTQTMLDLTAGLIELMEHKFSKK; from the coding sequence ATGCAGACGAACGAACAAACGATCGAGCAAGTCGCGTTCATGATGATCCTCCACAGCGGGAATGCCAGAAGTACGATTCGTGAGGCGATCGAAGCCTATAAGGAAGGGACGTTCGAGGAGTTCGAGCGGTTGCTGTCGGATGCACGCGCTCAACTACAAGAAGCACATCAGGTCCATTTCGGGCAGGTCCAGAAGGAAGCGAGCGGTGAACCGACGACGCTGTCCCTCCTGTTACTACACGCGGAGGATCATCTGATGTCGACGCAGACGATGTTGGATCTGACGGCCGGGCTCATCGAGCTCATGGAACATAAGTTCTCTAAAAAATGA
- a CDS encoding SH3 domain-containing protein, whose translation MSIVNLKSVKKYLTLLTVGLIVSCTGASYPSNHAQAKEKSSFMTTSLKKATSDSKRYRSYEKSSMFSNTSKKSKLLTTIPRKTIITPIHKIDGWFKVKYNNKIGWVSEYDFHEYFELKRYQTTESLALRSSPSSSSKKILTVPKSKIIMSAIEDNGWYQVMYADKKGWLSGKHLRFREGMNYFKTSKALSLYSTYSTKSKKLVNLPKSVVISSNQKHDGWYKTSYGKKIGWVQAKDIKPHTFPKPDAMDYGVLVKDDYAKANLLMFTIKESGSFYGTKKGFGHSYDIDSNRFMITGFNTESYTLAAKALSKMTGIPDFDGYRLALMSCRVDAYVSYRGLDFDHDGAVIAIDF comes from the coding sequence ATGTCTATAGTCAATCTTAAAAGTGTCAAAAAATATTTAACATTACTAACCGTCGGATTAATCGTTTCATGTACTGGAGCCTCATATCCATCTAATCACGCCCAAGCAAAAGAGAAGTCATCATTCATGACCACCAGTTTAAAAAAAGCAACATCAGACTCTAAAAGGTATAGATCTTATGAAAAATCATCAATGTTCTCAAACACCTCAAAAAAAAGCAAATTGCTAACTACCATCCCTAGAAAGACAATTATTACACCAATCCATAAAATAGATGGTTGGTTTAAGGTAAAATATAACAACAAGATTGGATGGGTGTCAGAATATGATTTTCATGAATATTTCGAATTGAAGAGATATCAAACCACGGAGTCCTTGGCACTTCGTAGCAGTCCATCCTCTAGCAGTAAAAAAATCTTGACCGTACCTAAGTCAAAAATAATCATGTCAGCCATAGAAGACAATGGTTGGTATCAAGTTATGTACGCTGATAAAAAGGGCTGGTTATCTGGGAAGCATCTAAGATTCCGTGAAGGGATGAACTATTTTAAAACGAGTAAGGCTTTAAGCTTATACAGTACGTATTCAACAAAAAGTAAGAAGTTAGTCAATCTACCAAAATCAGTAGTTATCTCCTCCAACCAAAAACATGATGGATGGTATAAGACTAGCTATGGTAAAAAAATAGGATGGGTCCAGGCGAAGGACATCAAGCCACATACTTTTCCTAAACCAGATGCCATGGATTATGGCGTATTAGTAAAAGATGACTATGCCAAGGCAAATCTTCTAATGTTTACCATCAAAGAATCCGGATCATTCTATGGAACAAAAAAGGGGTTCGGTCATTCATACGATATAGATAGCAATCGATTCATGATAACTGGATTTAACACGGAGTCATATACATTAGCTGCTAAAGCTCTATCAAAAATGACAGGCATTCCTGATTTCGATGGATATCGTCTCGCATTAATGAGTTGTCGTGTAGATGCATATGTTTCCTATCGAGGATTAGATTTTGATCATGATGGAGCAGTGATTGCAATTGACTTTTAA